In a genomic window of Shouchella clausii:
- the yycF gene encoding response regulator YycF has product MDKHILVVDDEKSIADILKFNLEKEGFDVTCAYDGNEALERVKERKPDLMLLDIMLPYKDGMEVCREVRKQYDLPIIMLTAKDSEIDKVLGLELGADDYVIKPFSTRELLARVKANLRRQQVASDDAPTTQKEITIGELSILPEAYQVKKRGEPVDLTHREFELIHYLGKHLGQVMTREHLLQAVWGYDYFGDVRTVDVTVRRLREKVEDNPSYPNWIMTRRGVGYFLSAPEGEQR; this is encoded by the coding sequence ATGGACAAACATATTCTCGTGGTAGATGATGAAAAGTCGATTGCTGATATATTAAAATTTAACTTGGAGAAGGAAGGCTTTGATGTTACTTGTGCTTATGATGGGAATGAAGCATTAGAGCGCGTCAAGGAACGGAAGCCTGATTTAATGCTCCTTGATATTATGCTCCCTTATAAAGATGGCATGGAAGTTTGCCGTGAAGTAAGGAAGCAATACGATTTGCCAATTATCATGTTAACGGCAAAAGACTCGGAAATTGATAAAGTGCTTGGCCTTGAGCTTGGCGCTGATGACTATGTTATCAAGCCGTTTAGCACGCGGGAACTGTTGGCACGTGTAAAGGCAAACTTGCGGCGCCAACAAGTCGCTTCTGACGATGCGCCAACAACGCAAAAAGAAATTACAATTGGCGAGCTATCGATTCTTCCTGAAGCGTATCAAGTAAAAAAACGGGGCGAGCCAGTTGATTTAACGCACCGGGAGTTTGAGTTAATCCATTATCTTGGCAAGCATTTAGGCCAAGTAATGACGCGGGAGCATTTGCTGCAAGCGGTGTGGGGCTATGATTATTTTGGCGATGTGCGCACAGTAGACGTAACAGTGCGGCGCTTGCGTGAAAAAGTGGAAGACAACCCAAGCTATCCAAACTGGATTATGACGAGAAGGGGAGTCGGCTACTTCTTGTCGGCGCCAGAGGGCGAGCAACGGTAA